One region of Dehalococcoidia bacterium genomic DNA includes:
- the cimA gene encoding citramalate synthase, with protein sequence MPVQLYDTTLRDGAQMEGISLSVEDKLRIAKKLDELGVHFIEGGWPGANPKDVEFFQRAPDLRLRAKLVAFGSTRRAGGEAANDPTLNALVAAGTEAVTIVGKASDIHVKRVLETSPEENLSMIADSVRFLKAKGKLVFFDAEHFFDGFASDQAYALACLRAAAQAGADGLVLCDTNGGTLPTALVRAIEVAQKSLPGVSLGIHCHNDADVAVANSLLAVEYGVEQVQACINGYGERCGNANMCSIIAGLVLKMDRKVVTPEQLAKLTEVSHFVSEVANMAPWQPQSYVGASAFAHKAGYHTDGVIKVESAYQHIDPALVGNERRLLVSELGGSRGLLDKVAELGIDFPLTRDDARRIAELVKEKEAAGYQYEGADASLELLVRRTLPGYHPPFDLDDFWIVERRRHLNGGSGRTEMQAEAMVKVRVYGRGPGNEDQIVQTAADGNGPVNALDAAVRKALGEFFPRISEVRLVDYKVRIIDSGSGTGASVRVLIECSDEDHTWQTVGASTDIIEASWLALSDALEWWLLRHPG encoded by the coding sequence ATGCCCGTACAGCTATACGACACCACCCTGCGTGACGGCGCCCAGATGGAGGGCATCTCGCTCTCCGTCGAAGACAAGCTGCGGATTGCCAAGAAGCTTGACGAGCTCGGCGTGCACTTCATCGAAGGAGGCTGGCCGGGCGCGAACCCGAAGGACGTCGAGTTCTTTCAGCGCGCGCCGGACCTGCGCCTCCGGGCCAAGCTCGTCGCCTTCGGCTCGACCCGCCGCGCCGGCGGCGAGGCCGCGAACGACCCCACGCTGAACGCGCTCGTCGCCGCCGGCACCGAGGCCGTGACAATCGTCGGCAAGGCCAGCGACATCCACGTGAAGCGCGTCCTCGAGACCAGCCCCGAAGAGAACCTCTCGATGATCGCCGACTCCGTGCGCTTCTTGAAGGCCAAAGGCAAGCTGGTCTTTTTCGACGCCGAGCACTTCTTCGACGGCTTTGCCTCCGACCAGGCCTACGCGCTCGCCTGCCTGCGGGCCGCGGCTCAGGCCGGCGCCGACGGCCTGGTCCTCTGCGACACCAACGGCGGCACCCTGCCGACGGCCCTGGTGCGCGCCATAGAGGTCGCGCAGAAGTCCCTGCCCGGCGTCTCTCTCGGGATCCATTGCCACAACGACGCCGACGTCGCGGTGGCGAACAGCCTCCTTGCCGTCGAGTACGGCGTCGAGCAAGTCCAGGCCTGCATCAACGGCTACGGCGAGCGCTGCGGTAACGCCAACATGTGCAGCATCATCGCCGGCCTCGTCCTCAAGATGGACCGCAAGGTCGTTACGCCCGAGCAGCTCGCGAAGCTGACGGAGGTCTCGCACTTCGTAAGCGAGGTCGCGAACATGGCGCCGTGGCAGCCGCAGTCGTACGTCGGGGCAAGCGCCTTCGCCCACAAGGCCGGCTACCACACGGACGGCGTCATCAAGGTCGAGAGCGCTTACCAGCACATCGACCCGGCCCTCGTGGGGAACGAGCGCCGGCTGCTGGTCTCGGAGCTAGGGGGTAGCCGCGGCCTGCTGGACAAAGTGGCGGAACTGGGGATCGACTTTCCCTTGACGCGTGACGACGCCCGGCGTATCGCCGAGCTCGTCAAGGAGAAGGAGGCCGCCGGCTACCAGTACGAGGGCGCGGACGCCTCGCTCGAGCTCCTGGTCCGCCGGACGCTACCCGGTTACCACCCCCCGTTCGACCTCGACGACTTCTGGATCGTCGAGCGCCGGCGGCACCTGAACGGCGGCAGCGGCCGCACCGAGATGCAGGCAGAGGCGATGGTCAAGGTCCGTGTCTACGGCCGCGGGCCGGGGAACGAGGACCAGATCGTGCAGACGGCGGCAGACGGAAACGGACCCGTGAACGCCCTGGACGCCGCCGTGCGCAAGGCGCTGGGCGAGTTCTTCCCCCGGATCTCCGAGGTGCGACTGGTGGACTACAAAGTCCGCATCATCGACTCCGGCAGCGGGACCGGCGCCTCCGTGCGCGTCCTGATCGAGTGCAGCGACGAAGACCACACCTGGCAGACCGTCGGCGCCAGCACCGACATCATCGAGGCTTCCTGGCTGGCGCTCTCCGACGCCCT
- a CDS encoding TIGR03560 family F420-dependent LLM class oxidoreductase: protein MAKVHFGVTVPQIRRTWQEAKAAATEFEALGFDSIWVNDHLYGPQGPQMAILEAWSMVAALAAITSRVEIGTLVTPAGMRNPAQLGKVIATVDNIAGGRVIPGLGAGWMAREFTDFGMPFLPTPQRLGQLRETVQLLRKMWDPEQQGVTFEGKYVQAHNVFCEPKPPRRPPILIGGSGEQVTMKIAARYADIWNNLAGHQHRLEHKVQVLRDHCKAVGRDPSEIVISQQCLVTLAPSEAEAEPMTQRAKQLFGGHMGDPTGPLALTGTAERVREQIQKHVDLGCTMFVMEFFGRDTREPARLFAETVMPHFR from the coding sequence ATGGCGAAGGTGCATTTTGGCGTTACGGTGCCGCAGATCCGCCGGACCTGGCAGGAAGCAAAGGCGGCCGCTACGGAATTCGAGGCCCTCGGTTTCGACTCGATCTGGGTGAACGACCACCTCTACGGGCCGCAGGGACCGCAGATGGCGATCCTGGAAGCGTGGTCGATGGTCGCGGCCCTGGCCGCGATCACATCCCGGGTGGAGATTGGCACGCTGGTCACGCCTGCCGGGATGCGGAACCCGGCGCAGCTTGGCAAGGTCATCGCTACGGTGGACAACATCGCCGGGGGCCGCGTGATCCCGGGCCTTGGCGCTGGCTGGATGGCGCGCGAGTTCACGGACTTCGGCATGCCCTTCCTGCCGACGCCACAACGCCTCGGCCAGCTGCGGGAGACCGTCCAACTGCTGCGCAAGATGTGGGACCCGGAACAGCAGGGCGTCACCTTCGAGGGAAAGTACGTGCAGGCCCACAACGTCTTCTGCGAGCCGAAGCCGCCGCGGCGGCCGCCGATCCTGATCGGCGGCTCGGGCGAGCAGGTGACGATGAAGATTGCCGCGCGCTACGCCGACATCTGGAACAACCTGGCGGGCCACCAGCACCGCCTGGAGCACAAGGTGCAGGTGCTGCGCGACCACTGCAAGGCCGTCGGCCGCGACCCGAGCGAGATCGTGATCTCCCAGCAGTGCCTCGTCACGCTCGCGCCCAGCGAGGCAGAGGCGGAGCCGATGACGCAGCGGGCCAAGCAGCTGTTCGGCGGGCACATGGGTGACCCCACGGGACCGCTGGCGCTGACGGGCACGGCCGAGCGAGTCCGCGAGCAGATCCAGAAGCACGTTGACCTGGGCTGCACCATGTTCGTCATGGAGTTCTTCGGGCGTGACACGCGCGAGCCGGCGCGGCTTTTCGCCGAGACCGTAATGCCCCACTTCCGTTAG
- the gmd gene encoding GDP-mannose 4,6-dehydratase, which translates to MADKRALITGITGQDGSYLAELLLGKGYEVHGIVRRSSTTTRERIEHLHRLVEARQSALRLHYADMLDTGSLVKVVEQVQPDEVYNLAAQSHVRISFDVPELTYEVTGMGAFRMLEAVRRAAPEARVYQAGSSEMFGSAGGDYQDESTPFRPRSPYGIAKVFAHHTAVHYREAYGLFVANGIMFNHESPRRGENFVTRKVARAAARISRGLEKELRLGALDARRDWGYAPEYVEAMWLMLQQERPDDYVIATGEAHTVEEFVAAAFEVVGLDWRYFVVHDAQYDRPTEVHFLRGNAAKARRELGWAPRTTFAGLVRLMVQAELDAQPH; encoded by the coding sequence TTGGCAGACAAGAGGGCGCTGATTACCGGGATTACGGGCCAGGACGGGTCCTATCTTGCCGAGCTCTTGCTCGGGAAGGGCTACGAGGTGCACGGCATCGTACGGCGCTCTAGCACGACGACCCGCGAGCGCATCGAGCACCTGCACCGGCTCGTAGAGGCCAGACAGAGCGCCCTGCGCCTGCACTACGCGGACATGCTCGACACCGGATCGCTGGTGAAGGTGGTCGAGCAGGTGCAACCCGACGAGGTGTACAACCTCGCGGCGCAGTCGCACGTCCGCATCAGCTTCGACGTGCCCGAGTTGACCTATGAGGTCACCGGTATGGGCGCCTTCCGCATGCTGGAGGCCGTGCGGCGCGCGGCGCCGGAAGCGCGCGTCTACCAGGCGGGCTCTTCCGAGATGTTTGGCAGCGCCGGCGGCGACTACCAGGACGAGTCGACGCCTTTCCGCCCACGCAGCCCGTATGGCATCGCCAAGGTGTTCGCCCACCATACGGCCGTGCACTACCGCGAGGCGTACGGCCTGTTCGTAGCGAACGGCATCATGTTCAACCACGAATCCCCCCGGCGGGGCGAGAACTTCGTCACGCGCAAGGTGGCGCGCGCCGCGGCACGCATCTCCAGAGGCCTCGAGAAGGAGCTGCGCCTGGGAGCTCTCGATGCGCGGCGCGACTGGGGTTACGCGCCGGAGTACGTGGAAGCCATGTGGCTCATGCTTCAGCAGGAGCGACCGGACGACTATGTCATCGCCACTGGCGAGGCCCACACGGTCGAGGAGTTCGTGGCCGCCGCCTTCGAAGTCGTCGGCCTCGACTGGCGCTATTTCGTCGTCCATGACGCCCAGTACGACAGGCCGACCGAGGTGCACTTCCTCCGCGGCAACGCGGCGAAGGCGAGGCGCGAGCTGGGCTGGGCGCCACGGACCACCTTCGCCGGCCTGGTCCGCCTGATGGTCCAGGCCGAACTGGACGCCCAGCCTCACTAG
- a CDS encoding fructose 1,6-bisphosphatase translates to MKVTLSAIKADVGSIGGHTRPTDRMLDEVRKRMEAAIGNLLIDGMVTYTGDDIALIMSHTHGTGANAVHKFAWDCFMAATEIAREEGCYGAGQDLLVDAPSGNVRGAGPGVAEIEFERDPKSPDRAAEAFLVFAADKCGPGAYNLPLYLAFCDPMHDGGLLLNPKMHKGFTLDLIDMDYKSARGKSEDRLIRLDVPERVWDVAALIQNTDRFAIESIWSRYKPDEQVVSVSATRLHNIAGKYTGKDDPIAIVRTQGIFPAPEEVTEPFLITHYVTGDARGSHVMPLLPVPINTAVNGPYCHPIVSGLAMSMNATGHFTRNVVDVFEGPAWDEARRRSQEKALEMRKQGFFGAAMAGTTEIAYTGLVDTHKALEPEFRLRADTHVNGAKANGRARAGARR, encoded by the coding sequence GTGAAGGTCACCCTGTCAGCCATAAAGGCCGACGTCGGCAGCATCGGCGGGCACACGCGGCCGACGGACCGCATGCTCGACGAAGTCCGCAAGCGGATGGAAGCCGCCATCGGCAACCTCCTGATCGACGGCATGGTCACGTACACGGGCGACGACATCGCCCTGATCATGTCGCACACCCACGGCACCGGCGCTAACGCCGTGCACAAATTCGCCTGGGACTGCTTCATGGCGGCCACGGAAATCGCGCGAGAAGAGGGCTGCTACGGCGCCGGCCAGGACCTCCTGGTGGACGCTCCCTCCGGAAACGTCCGCGGCGCCGGGCCCGGCGTGGCCGAGATCGAGTTCGAACGCGACCCCAAGAGCCCTGACCGCGCCGCCGAGGCCTTCCTGGTCTTCGCCGCCGACAAATGCGGCCCGGGCGCCTACAACCTGCCCCTGTACCTGGCCTTCTGCGACCCCATGCACGACGGCGGCTTGCTCCTGAACCCGAAGATGCACAAGGGATTCACGCTCGACCTGATCGACATGGACTACAAGAGCGCCCGGGGCAAGAGCGAGGACCGCCTCATTCGGCTTGACGTGCCGGAGCGGGTCTGGGACGTCGCGGCGCTAATCCAGAACACCGACCGCTTCGCCATCGAGTCCATCTGGTCTCGCTACAAGCCCGACGAACAGGTCGTCTCGGTGTCGGCCACACGCCTCCACAACATCGCCGGCAAGTACACGGGCAAGGACGACCCGATCGCCATCGTGCGCACGCAGGGCATCTTCCCGGCGCCGGAGGAAGTTACGGAGCCGTTCCTCATCACTCACTACGTCACCGGCGACGCGCGTGGCTCCCATGTCATGCCGCTGCTGCCGGTGCCGATCAACACCGCCGTCAACGGCCCCTACTGTCACCCCATCGTATCCGGCCTGGCGATGTCGATGAACGCGACCGGGCACTTCACCCGGAACGTGGTCGACGTATTCGAGGGGCCGGCCTGGGACGAGGCCCGGCGCCGCTCGCAGGAAAAGGCGCTCGAAATGCGCAAGCAGGGCTTCTTCGGCGCCGCGATGGCGGGCACGACCGAGATCGCCTACACCGGCCTCGTCGATACCCACAAGGCCCTCGAGCCGGAGTTCCGCCTGCGCGCCGATACCCACGTTAACGGCGCGAAGGCGAACGGCCGCGCCCGCGCAGGCGCGCGCCGCTAA
- a CDS encoding class I fructose-bisphosphate aldolase: protein MNDTRELVQTARALVAPGKGILAADESSGTIKRRFDAIGVESTAESRRDYRELLFRTPGVSEFISGVILYDETIRQQAADGTPLVSLLEGQGIIPGIKVDTGTRPLAFAPGEVVTEGLDGLRERFAEYRALGARFSKWRAVITIGQGMPTDYCIQVNAHALARYAALSQEAGIVPIVEPEVLMDGDHSIDRCFEVTRATLREVFWELGRQRVALEGMLLKPNMVLSGAAAPERAPPEEVARRTIACFKEVVPAAVPGIVFLSGGQSDEEATVNLDAINRHAAEVGAPWELSFSYGRGLQAAPQKAWAGKRENVEAAQRAFYHRAKVTAAARQGRYTPEMEREAAAAPLAQP, encoded by the coding sequence ATGAACGACACCCGCGAACTCGTCCAGACCGCGCGCGCCCTGGTGGCGCCGGGCAAGGGGATCCTGGCCGCCGACGAGAGCTCCGGCACCATCAAGCGCCGCTTCGATGCCATCGGTGTCGAAAGTACGGCCGAGAGCAGGCGTGATTATCGGGAGCTGCTGTTCCGGACGCCCGGGGTGTCCGAGTTCATCAGCGGTGTCATCCTCTACGACGAGACCATTCGCCAGCAGGCCGCCGATGGCACGCCGCTCGTGAGCTTGTTGGAGGGCCAGGGCATCATCCCCGGGATCAAGGTCGATACGGGGACCAGGCCTCTCGCCTTCGCCCCGGGCGAGGTCGTCACCGAGGGTCTGGACGGGCTGCGCGAGCGTTTCGCCGAGTACAGAGCGCTTGGCGCGCGCTTCAGCAAGTGGCGGGCCGTGATCACCATCGGCCAGGGAATGCCCACGGACTACTGCATCCAGGTGAATGCCCATGCCCTCGCCCGGTACGCGGCTCTGAGCCAGGAGGCTGGCATCGTCCCCATCGTCGAGCCCGAAGTGCTGATGGACGGCGATCACAGCATCGACCGCTGCTTCGAGGTCACCCGTGCGACCCTGCGAGAGGTCTTCTGGGAGCTCGGCCGCCAGCGGGTCGCCCTGGAAGGGATGCTGCTGAAGCCGAACATGGTGCTCTCCGGCGCCGCGGCTCCGGAGCGGGCGCCGCCGGAGGAAGTCGCGCGGCGGACCATTGCCTGCTTCAAGGAAGTCGTGCCGGCGGCTGTGCCCGGCATCGTCTTCCTCTCCGGCGGCCAGTCGGACGAGGAAGCGACCGTGAACCTCGATGCGATCAACCGCCACGCGGCGGAAGTGGGCGCCCCATGGGAGCTGAGCTTCTCCTACGGCAGGGGGCTGCAGGCCGCACCCCAGAAGGCCTGGGCTGGCAAGCGTGAGAACGTCGAGGCAGCGCAGCGCGCCTTCTACCACCGGGCGAAGGTCACGGCCGCCGCCCGGCAGGGGCGCTACACGCCGGAGATGGAGCGAGAGGCGGCCGCGGCGCCGCTGGCGCAACCCTAG